GTCCCAGCTCTCGATCGCGCTGTCGCGCAAGTTTCTGGGCGGCAGATTCGCGTCGATCGCGCGCGCCGCGTCGCGGTGCATGTGCATGACGGCGAGCATGCTGTCGCGATTCGGCTCGTAGCCGGTGAAAGGCCCGACGCTGGCAGCCATTTCGGCCGACATGGCGTAGGCCTCGCCGGTCATGAGCGCAGTGATGGAGCTGGCCCACGCCCGTGCGGCATCGCTGTCGTAGGGCAGGCCCTGCATCATGAGCAGGGTGCCGAGGTTCGCGTAACCCAGTCCGAGCGGCCGGTATTCATGCGAGCGCTGCGCGATCCGCTCGGTCGGGTACGAAGCGAACCCGACCAGGATCTCCTGTGCGAGGAAGAACACACGGTTCGCGTGGCGGTAGCTCTCGACGTCGAAGCCGCCGTCGGCCTGCAGGAACTTCATGAGGTTGATCGAAGCCAGATTGCAGGCAGTGTCGTCCAGGAACACGAATTCGGAGCAGTTGTGAACCACGATGCCGTTGGCAACGAAGTGACTCGTGGCCGGTTCGGTGAGATCGAAGACGTCTTCCTCACCGAGGGGTTCGATGCTCGCCAGCTGGTCGCTCCAGACGCTGAGGCGAGGCAACGGAATCGTGTTGCCGAAAGTGGCGCCACTCTCCGGTTGCTCGTCTCTCGGCTTGATCTGGTGAAGGAAGGGAATCCCCGAATACCAGTTCTTCGAATTCCGGCTCACGCTCAGGCGCGATCCATTGCGGCGCCTGAAGACGATCGCACCGTCAGCGGTCTCGGCCTCGAAGTCCTCGTTAACGGAAGTCAAAACCCCGAAGTTCAACAGGAGCAGCTGCACCTGACTCAATAGCTCGCGCCGCTCGGCCCGGAAGCCGCGCCTCAAATCGAAATTGGCTGGATCCAGAGAGAACAACCCGCGAAGCAAGTTGACCACACTCTCGCGGTCGAACTGATTGACCCTCGGAGTGAGTCCGCACGCCCGTCCTTCTGCGTCGAGCAACAGATAGTCCCGAATGGCGCCGTCAAGCTCTTCCTGAGTGACACCAGGAAGGCCATCAACGGACTCGGCTCCGTGTCCGTTGCTCCCAACGGCTGCTCCGACCAGGGCTTCGGCTCGCTCACAACGAAGTGCGATTGCACGGCCCAATTCGTAAGCGAGTTCGTGTTTGACCTTGAGATCGCCGAAGCCCGCACCTGAAACGCGGAGCATGTCGTTGCTCAAGAGCTCGCGCACGGCGACATCGCCGCGGTTGGCAGTCAGCACTCGATGGTCGCCCGTGAGGCGCAACTCCAGACCGGCCTCGGTACGGAGCAGGAAGACCGGCTTGGTGCCCGTCTTCCACACCTTCGCAGCAGGGTGAAGCTCTCCATCGTCCCCAATCACTTGAGGGGTCTTCCCGACCAGCGAGTCAATCCGCTGCCAACCTTCCGAGGTCGCGATGAGCGTGTCGCCCGTGACACACGGGTTCGTCGCATTAATCCGGTCGGTTGCCTTGCAGGTGTGCCAGTTCTGGATCGTGTCGTCGTACTGCACGCCGGGATCGGCGCACGCCCACGCGGACTCCGAGATCTCGCGCCACACTTCGCGCGCCTTGTGGGTCTCGTGGACCTGGCCGGTGGTGCGGAACGTGGTCTGCCACTCGCCGTCGGTCTGCACCGCCTTCATGAAGCGGTCGGGGACTCGCACCGAGTTGTTCGAGTTCTGACCCGAAACGGTGGCGTAGGCCTCGCCGTTGAAATCGGACGGGTAGCCCGCGGCCACCAGCGCGGCGACCTTCTTCTCCTCGCGAACCTTCCAGCGCACGAAGTCGAGGATCTCGGGGTGATCGACGTCGAGCACCACCATCTTGGCGGCGCGACGCGTTGTTCCACCCGACTTGGTGGCACCGGCGCCACGATCGAGAACCTCGAGGAACGACATGAGGCCCGAAGACGTGCCGCCGCCCGACAGCTTCTCCATGCGGCCGCGCAGCTTGGAGAAGTTGGTGCCCGTACCGGATCCGTACTTGAACACCCGCGCTTCATTGCGTGCGAGCTCGAAGATCGACATGAGGTCGTCGCCGATGCTCTGGATGAAACACGCTGAAACCTGGGGGCGCGAATAAGAGTCGGCGGTCGTGCCGACCTGAGCCGACGCCTCGTCCCAGAAGAAGTTTCCGCCCGAGCCCTCGATCCCGTACTCGTGATGGAGGCCGCAGTTGAACCACACCGGGGAATTGAACGCGCCGATCTGGTGCACCAGCATGTACTTGAGCTCGGCCTCGAATGCCTCGGCATCGGCCGCGCTTGCGAAGTACCCGCCCTGACGCTCGCCCCACACGCGAATGGTGTGCGCGATGCGATGTACGACCTGACGCACGCTGGTCTCGTGACCCGCGGCGTTCTTGAGGCCGGCCTTGCGGAAGTACTTGCTCACGACGATGTCGGTCGCGAGCTGCGACCAGCCGTGCGGCACCTCGACCGTGTCCATCTGAAACACCACCGACCCGTCCGGGTTGGTGATCACGGTGCGGCGCTGGTCCCAGGCGACCTGGTCGAGTGGATCGACGCCGATCTGAGTCCAGCGACGGGCGACACGCAGACCGTTACGGGTCGGGGCGTTCGCAGTGGGGCGTGCGGCAGGTGCGTCGGTGCTGATAGCCATCAGGACCTCCATGTCCTCGCGATTCCATTCGCCCTTCCAGGAACGAACGGCCAATCCGCCGCGGAGGTGGAAAAACACGCCTCGTTGACGACGGGCTGGCCGGCACTGCGAACTTCATTTGTCGCGTGCGTGAAAGGAAGGTGCTCCCGCTCGCTCGCAAGGAGTCGGTCGTGACGAACGGTGCCGAGCGTTTTACTCCTGTGACGCATGTTCGAGCAAGGGCGAATTTCTCGCGATGAATGGCGGGGCAAAGATCACTTGACGCGCGCGAGGCCCGATTGACGATGTCGCGACGTGGGTACGCGCGCGGAAACGTCACGCGTCGGCGACGCGAACTCGCTGCGATTACTTCGCGATCCTCGCCGGTCGTCGTGAGAGTGTCGCCTGTGCTTCCGCCCACAGCGGATCATTCACGCCCTCGACGGTCAGTCGTTTCTGTTCCACGACGTCGTAGAAGCCGATGTCGTCGCCACCTTCCGATTCGGTCGTGAATGCGATGTAGCGACCGTCGGGCGAGATTGCGGGTGTGATCTCGCTCAGTACGGTGTTGAGACCGGGAAGCGGCACCAGTGACGACGTGACGCGATCGTAGAGATAGATGTCGATGATTCCCGAGCCACCGAGTCGTCCCGACTGAAACACCAGGTAGCGTCCATCCTCGCTGAGTGACGGCGCGAGATCGTTGAGCGTGCTGTTGAGTCCCGGCAGCGCAACGAACGTGTCGCCCGGCACCGAGTAGAGCAGGATGTCGAAATTACCGATCGAACGGCTGCCGTTCGACCCGAATGCGATCAAGCTTCCATCTCCGTTCAACGACGGATCGAAATTGGCGACGAGGTCCTCGTTGATGCTCGGGAGGATCACCAGTGTGTCGGCGGTGAGATCCTCGAGCACGATCTGCTGTTCGAACGGTCCGCCGACCTGCTCCTGGACCGCCAGATAGTGGCCATCGCCGCTCAGCGCCGGATTTTGCGCGTTGAAGAGCGAGCTGACCTGGACCGGAAGGCGAATCGAGCCGGTCTCGACGTCGTAGAGCCCGATCGTCCCGATGCTGCCGGTGAAGAAGCGGAAGGTGAAGAACGCCAGGAGTCTGCCGTCGGCCGACAGGCCGCACGGTCCGTCCACGCTGATGGTATTGACGTTCGGGACCCGCCACGCGGGTTCGGATGACGAGAGGTCCTTCACGAACAGGTCCTGACCGAGCGGATCGGTCGGCGGTCGATTCGAGCCGTAGACGACCAGCACCGCGGGGCCGACGGGACCCGCGGGTGCCAGCGGCGAGTCGTCGTCCGAAGCGCAGCCGGTGAATGTCATCAGGCCAGCCGCGAGCAGTGCGGCGAGACACTTCATTCGCATCGAGTTGCCCATGAGGTCTTCTTTCGATTGCCGGTCGAGTGGGTCGGTCGAAGTTCGCGTGCCCGTGCGCTCACGGCCACGCGAGCGCGGGATCCACGTCGGATGCCGCGCTCGACTGCTGAATACCTTGTGCAACCACCCCGCCCGAGCGGTTGTAGTTCCACACATCGATGCCGCCCTGAGCGCCGGTTCCGGTGCGGTTCGACTCGAACACGATCAGGCCGGCGTCGGTATTGACGGCCGGGTGACGATCGTCGGCGGGTGAGTTGAGCCCCGCGGTCGCCACCATGGCCCGGGTCTGCAGGTCGTAGAGATAGACGTCGAAGCCGCCGTCGCCGCCCGCCCGATCCGATGCGAAGGCCAGGTAACGTCCGTCTGGCGTGATGGATGGCTCGAGTTCGGCCGCCGCGGTCGCGAGTTCCGGCAACGTCAGCACGCTGTCGCCGGTCCGGTCGTAGATCCACACGTCGT
This genomic interval from Candidatus Eisenbacteria bacterium contains the following:
- a CDS encoding vitamin B12-dependent ribonucleotide reductase, translating into MAISTDAPAARPTANAPTRNGLRVARRWTQIGVDPLDQVAWDQRRTVITNPDGSVVFQMDTVEVPHGWSQLATDIVVSKYFRKAGLKNAAGHETSVRQVVHRIAHTIRVWGERQGGYFASAADAEAFEAELKYMLVHQIGAFNSPVWFNCGLHHEYGIEGSGGNFFWDEASAQVGTTADSYSRPQVSACFIQSIGDDLMSIFELARNEARVFKYGSGTGTNFSKLRGRMEKLSGGGTSSGLMSFLEVLDRGAGATKSGGTTRRAAKMVVLDVDHPEILDFVRWKVREEKKVAALVAAGYPSDFNGEAYATVSGQNSNNSVRVPDRFMKAVQTDGEWQTTFRTTGQVHETHKAREVWREISESAWACADPGVQYDDTIQNWHTCKATDRINATNPCVTGDTLIATSEGWQRIDSLVGKTPQVIGDDGELHPAAKVWKTGTKPVFLLRTEAGLELRLTGDHRVLTANRGDVAVRELLSNDMLRVSGAGFGDLKVKHELAYELGRAIALRCERAEALVGAAVGSNGHGAESVDGLPGVTQEELDGAIRDYLLLDAEGRACGLTPRVNQFDRESVVNLLRGLFSLDPANFDLRRGFRAERRELLSQVQLLLLNFGVLTSVNEDFEAETADGAIVFRRRNGSRLSVSRNSKNWYSGIPFLHQIKPRDEQPESGATFGNTIPLPRLSVWSDQLASIEPLGEEDVFDLTEPATSHFVANGIVVHNCSEFVFLDDTACNLASINLMKFLQADGGFDVESYRHANRVFFLAQEILVGFASYPTERIAQRSHEYRPLGLGYANLGTLLMMQGLPYDSDAARAWASSITALMTGEAYAMSAEMAASVGPFTGYEPNRDSMLAVMHMHRDAARAIDANLPPRNLRDSAIESWDRAVTLGTQHGYRNSQATVLAPTGTIGLLMDCDTTGVEPDFALVKFKKLAGGGYFKIVNQSVPEALRRLGYDHGAIERIVKYAIGTGTFEGAPHINHETLTTKGLTDSEIARLEQALPNVLDVRFAFVRGQLTDDTLSRLGVSQQERSRAGWNALGYLGFTDAQIDAANAVICGSQCVEGAPGLRPEHLPVFDCANRCGPAGTRYIEPMGHVRMMAAAQPFISGAISKTVNLPHDAGVEDVQRIYDEGWKLGLKAIALYRDGCKLSQPLATGRKATDSASDTAKMSREGIEDPSAAPPKLRRRRLPKRRHGFTQEARIAGHKVFVRTGEYEDGTLGEIFIDMHKEGAAFRSMMNCFAISVSMGLQYGVPLEDLVDQFVFTRFEPQGRVEGHDNLKASTSVIDYVFRVLGIEYCNRYDLAHIVTENMQGQPKGQGHPPVGREHQIDGLLHEDTSMSMMPSSAGENRISRAVSSNSIEAQTSKFSGDAPLCNLCGHITLRNGTCYKCLNCGNSLGCS